CCAACTTCGGGCCCGGCGTGGCGAGCCGTTCGCTTCGCAAATTCGCTTGTTCCCGGAGAGAAGTAAATCGATCGGTTAGAAATGTATGAGCAAACAAATGGAAAGGTAACACATCATTTTCCAAACTTAACTCCTCGGCTGTTTGTACGTGCGATCTTGTCGGCGAATACTCGGACGCTCACGGCTCCGTTGCCTTTGTTTCGCAGGACGACGGTGGTATCGAGTACTTCAACACCATCGTGGTGCAACCACACCTGAAGTTGGTCACGAACCAGGGCAGAGGTTTCCACGTGCGGTGCAGATATCAGACGCGCGACAAAGTCGTAACGAACGACCAGACCCAAGTGTCCATGCTGCAGTCGCTACCATTgcaggtaaaaaaaaaagaatatgctGCGTATTTGATGCGATAAAAGCtattataaagaattgtttaacgcgacgacaaaatctgttttgttaaaaaatttcttcctACACATTGAAACGAGAATTTGCTATTGAGAAAAGTTCGATTTGTCGCTAAACAATGTCTAGTTTATACAAGCGAATGTGAGTAAATTGACAATTTTGAGCTTACTTAAATCGCAAACTATTCACAGTCGACTGCGCCGATGCCCGGATGCACAATGAAGATCTTCAGCGGCGATCCAACGCAGCATCACGTGGCGGAAAACGTCAAGATCGGCGATCCACTGACTCTTGTCATCGGCATCGACAAGCAGGAAATGTTCGGCCTGAAGATCTCCGATTGTCTGGTACGCGACGGTCTCGGATGGGGCGAGCAGCGGCTCATAAACGACGAGGGGTAAGCGAGTGAAAAGAAGTGATAGTTGAAAAGGagactaaaatataaaaataaatatttaacgcaagacgaaaatactattatagaatatagataataaatgaGGTGAATTTATATACTTTCGCTACGAAGCTATTTAATCCGAGTACGTGTTTTGTCCGAACGCAGTTGTCCGATCGACGGCGAGATCATGGGACAGTTCACGTACAATGAGGACAAGACGGAGGCCAGGGTGAACTTCCAGGCGCACAAGTTCCCGTACACGGCGAGCGTGTATTATCAGTGCAACGTTAGGCTGTGCATCAAGCATGATGGAGGATGCAGCAATACGGTACCGCCGTCATTATGATATATAAGCGTCAGCTAGCTCGAATAATGACTATGGGGACCTTCTAAGTACATATTTATCATCCTTTAACGATCTTATAATAGATACCTATCATTCAAAAATATCAGCGCATTTATGACTGTCACGATTATCTGTAATTGAACCTACTTGCCAAGTGTGGTACGCGAGCGCACGCAGTATTACGTAATTACTGACCCTGAAAAGGAATACTCGCGAGTTTCCTCAAGACACGCCGAAAATGGTCATCGTCGATAATGTACAGTTCGAGCATTCCCATAATTTTCCTATAGAAGTCGTGAAGTCGGCAATTGCCAATCTTTCGATTTTATCCTTTTTGAACTAATATAATTGGTGGTCAACTGCAGTCGATACGTATAGCGTTATTAGCGTCTTACATTTCCGATTGTTTTCCAGTAAAGTACGCGTCTGAATATTCACACGTAATGATCACTattcgtttaaaaatattcaaatagcgcgttaaaaaattgcttGGTAAAGAAATGAACTAATTCGAGCAAAAATCTTGATCCAAAAATATAAGGCACGTttagtgttttttttaaacacgTAGTTTAAGTTGTgttcaatattcaaaaatagttTCTTGTTCTTGCAAGTCGACTTCACGCTCCGAAAGCAATGCTTCGTCCAAATATatgtgttattaattattgtttctcGGCCATTTGCAGCCGCCGTTGTGCAACTCGATCGCCAGACGACGCAGGGATGCTGCCGGCGATGAGGAGGTGAAGAATGTCGAAGGCTTGGACGGCACTCCGGCCACGATCGAGGTTTACAGCGGTCTTTACGTCAATGAAGCCTCGGACGTCTCGAAGGCAGATTTCTCCGAGGATGTCTTCAGAGAAAGGGTAAGTCTCCAACTGCCGGAAGTGCACGATAACATCGAGTGTTCCAATCACTTTGACATGTTTTCGAATTTATTTggatatcaaaaattttcaaattaagtaaaaaaaaagagatgaaGCTTATTTCGTACGAAATGTAACAGGCTATGGACGACCCGAACACCATTTGCATCTCGCAAAGGAGTTTCGCCATCGGGATCGCCATTGCCGGTCTCATACTCATGCTGGCGGTGGTGGCCGCCATCCTGGTGCTGCTCGCCAAGAGGCGGCACAAGAGCGTCTCCACGACGGGATCGTCCATTTACAGCGGACCGTACACGAACACTGCCTACAGCCACAGTAGCTAAGTCTGCCTCGTTCGGCACGCGATCGAGACGAATCCTTCGGAGACCCAAGCCCGGAGGATCCGCGTTCCGCGATTCTTCGGACTGCACGAGATGTCTCGGCGGGTCTTCTCGATCTATGtggaaaataattagattagTTGCTTTCGACCGTACGCGATAATCGAAgacgccgcgcgcgcgaggcgCGGTGAAACGAAACGAACGAAATGCGAATCTCTTGCTCAACTGCCGACGCTACTGCCTTGTACTATTTAATTCGACGTTTCGCATGATGTCATCCAGCTGATGGCGGTGCTTTAAAATGCCTAAGAAACTGATGATAGTCAGGCCCTTTAAGCTTTCTTAGCTCCTTCCTCCTTCATGAATGAGAAACTTTTGCGATACTCTCGATAATTCGTGGAACGAAATTCACATTCAGTGGtgcaatattttgataaactacatatttttagctaaaagataaaaatataatataaaatttgttaaatactaaaaattacattataaaagtatttatatatttttgaaatttaaaaaacactttataattacaaatttatattgaatcgTAAAATCCCTTaagatttttcgataaaaatgaaatgcagAATCCGAAGAAACTTTCTGATCACTACTTTTCTAAGGAAAAGAATATACATCGGTGCTTTTTGCGCGCAAACCCTTTGAGATCTGTCTGCGACAGAAATgcgaatttttttgaataaaatccACTGGTCTTCgctattattcaaattactaGAAAATATTGTGCTTGAAGTAGTGATTGTTCGGCGTCTGTCCGTCCGTATGAAAGCTGTACACTTTAGCAAGACTTATCGTTAATGCCGATCGCGTATATTTAACGAATCGACATAGCTCATTCCGTCGAAAGAGTTACGTCActccaatatatatatatatatatatttttaaaaaatatatatatgtatgtacatacatatacatacctACGTAATATACTATATTGTACACTAGTCCGGTATACGCTGTCCTACCTAACACACATACTGTTGCACTAAATACACACATATTCACACACGGAAGCACCATCCAGCCAGCCGTGGTCGTCTCAATAATTTAACTCTAATTAATTGTTTGTATGTGAATTCACTTCGGTTAGATTTAAGCCGACACATGAATTTTCAAGTAATCCAAGCAAATATTCCAGTGATGTTTCACGTATTACTTTACTCTCCGGCTTCTCCGTCTGCAATTGATTCTAACGTCatctgatatttttgtaattctgTTCACAGTTTTGTTCTCAGAAGCAAATGTTTGTTTCAAATTGTTTCTCAATTGTGATTTAATGTgtacagaaaatattgatgtCGATATTTCCAATCGCGAATCTACTAATTCAACTTttcttaaatgaaaaatttaatgtagaaATCAAgtacgaaataattttgttcaaattaaCTCCTTGAATAATGAAGCAGGCAATAACAAACATAGTCTGCTAattctttgcatttttaacttaattataattgttgaaTGTGTTactgataaaaaacaaatcttgGAAACATAGTAGGAACatatttctcttaaaaaatataattctaaaaatgcaACCAAGATTCAGTGaggatgtgtgtgtgtgtgtgtgtgtgtgtgtgtgtcggtTATAAAGTGAAGTTACATGTAAATGAGCCATCGCCGTCGTAGAGATATTTAATTCACAGCGAGTTTACTCGACTAATCAAATCGATTAAATGCCGAAATGATAAATGTACAagcgattttataaatatcatttccGATGTCTACGACGATGCGACGCTCGAATGAATGCAACGTGTACGTAAGTGCGCTCGGTCTGGAATCTCAGATTATGTAAATGCGGAATCGGATTGTAATCCGTTATAACGCTTAAACGTTAatgcaaaatgttaaatgttaactAGTTTAATTGAAACGAGACGCTGCTCCAACGTCGGTATTCCAAGTCGTTCGAAGATGATCAAGTGAACACGTGTAGCATTTCTTAATACGACGTTTCGTGTGATTCTAATTTAATGCAGCTTAATTAACATAGGAtagaagaatatattatgaatcACGCGCGACGGGAAGACGTTGAGAATATCGACATTGCGCCAGCCCGGGGAGAGCTTAGATCTTAACCGACGAAAGCGAGAAGATTACTGCCAACGCAGTTGCGTAACCGGGTCCAACATGGTGGTGGGTACATGaccgtaaaaaaatgttacattttaggGAGAAATCGACATCGCGTAATGTAACGCATCGAATGCTGATACGCTAGATCGCCGCGACGAGCTCCTATGTGCAGGAGCGTGCGGTGCAGTTCTCTGCGGAAAATGTAGACGACAGCTGTTCCGGACGGACCTCGGCGCGTCGAATGCGACACAACGCTTGCGGGCGCCGTCGTGCTTTcccaaacaaaatttattcatgGAACATTTATTCTCTGTGCGCGCAAAATGTATAGTGCTTGCACCGTTGCTCAAAAATTTGAAgcgttttctaatttttagataaaatcgTTCATAACCATTTTATTGAGATATTCACTTACGAGCGTGTAATATTCAAGATTAAAGCAACTACAAAATTACACGTTTTATATGAAAGAAATGAAATCGAAGTTTATGTcggtatttttcattatattctttgtagaaaaaattaatttaataattgtaaaatgttcTAAAGCTTTGAGCGATAAGTGTATATTACATACTGTTGAAAAAGAACTCAAAAATCGATACAGAATATTACGTACCGTGCAGAGAATACAGAGATGTGTTCTTCAATGCTCTCGCGTTCTTCGACAGCTTCTTGCGCGTATGACAGTCTGCGTACACGCATTTACTTGATTCAGGGGCGAGAGCATGATTTGTACGATAACGCAGCAAATTGACGGCGTCCGGTTCCCCACTGTGCTATCCCTCGAAAAGTGCAATATACTCTTACAACTTCGAGGCGTCCCGGAAGGTCCGTCGGAATCTCTGTCGAGGGTCGGAATCGCTCGGCAAGCGGATCGCGCGTGATCTCTTGCCGCGCCATGGCATTGGTTCATAGTGATCATTGGGGACAAAAATGCTTCTATAGaatcctgtttctttttttttttctctctctactTAAGGTAATGCGAGTCCCGATGCTCCCGCAATGTTCCTCTGGACCTTTGTCAAAAGAATCTACAACGAATCTGTGTAAATAACggaaacttaataaaaaaaaagctaataatcataaaatgaaaaattgtttcaatctcTCTTGCAGGATTCTTAATTCCCATTCCATTTCCAGGATTCTCAAACTATTAATTCTAAACTTAGACGATTTACAATTCGCCACAGAATtctattcttaatattttacgtaaaaaaaggaaatcgATGAAATTGTTTCTTCGCAGAGAAATGAGTAATTCTATCTTGAATCTTGTCGCGAATCATAGATCGTCTAATGTATTGGCTTTAGATTATGCGcaagtagataaaaaaaaacaggaacGGGAAGTGTTTCGCACGACATAAATAATTGACGCGAGCTGGCAAATTATCAAACGAGagtgtcttctttttttattgaattatatatataattcgtttttggaaaatatgatataatatatataatatatatatgtatataatataacaagaaatataattagagCGACATGACTtctatatcaaattttttttctttctctctttatgaTGTTGTGCATTTCGGATGAGAATAATATAGCTCTTTTTATTTACGTCACAGAATTGTCAATCGTCTTCTCTTTTCTCATCTCCTCCTCGCGATGCTATTTACACACAAGTTCAAAGCGGTTCTTCGCTTTATCAATCACTTCCCCGCCTTCTCGCCATCTTCTTCTCTTTACTCTTCTTctttaatttaagattatatcTTTTAACGCTTTTTCTCCGAGTGAGCGAGGAATCGGTGGATATTCTCGAGCGTGTGAACGCGTTGGGACATCCATCCGCTGTGcaaatcttattataataaatataaattatatctctcTTCCTTAAATACTTATACGCCCTATGTGTATCCGACGATCGACATTCGGACAAGTGGCGCGAATCGTCGCTCTCTGTCGTGCGCGGGATTAGCAAAATAGGAAAGAACGCAATCGCGATAAGGTACGTCGCTAAGCATGGAGGCACAGCCACTGGTTCATCCTCGTGTTACACGTATATACTGCAACACACATCACAtgcgcaaaaaaatatatatttatatcgatgCACTCGCAACTTGACCGTGTCATCCGACTAACACGTGTCTACTTTCAGGACCGGGCGCCATCGACGCGGCTTAGGGCTAATCCTGGTTGACCATGCGCGGCGAAAGATGCTGGAATCGGAAGAGTCTTcctccaaaaaaaaaatcgtcttCCTGCAGTTTCGATTCGAACGGCAATTCCGCTCGAGTAAGAATAGTGCAAAAGTGCTTTCGAAGTTTCCCGGACGAATGAATATTTCCATCTGGATTACGACTTACGATACAGGAAGAAGATTCGTACGTTATTTTAATCCGTAATCTTCAACGACAATATTGTTATGACGTCATTGCGTAGATATACAATCAATGTTGAAAGTAAGAAAGAAGCGAATGGTATTTTGCCTTCCCAATATTTTATCTCCGCATAAAAGTTCCGCGATCAAAAGAGCCGCaaaattttcacaatt
Above is a genomic segment from Linepithema humile isolate Giens D197 chromosome 6, Lhum_UNIL_v1.0, whole genome shotgun sequence containing:
- the pio gene encoding cuticlin-4 yields the protein MDWRGIVLAFLVITITRHGGAHAAQIPQQLPTSTAAIASTVQIECASESIIVHISTEGNTDFHGLVYPRGLSKNSSCLQEYRSQPTPITYNLPLRSCNTMPTELDDGGIEYFNTIVVQPHLKLVTNQGRGFHVRCRYQTRDKVVTNDQTQVSMLQSLPLQSTAPMPGCTMKIFSGDPTQHHVAENVKIGDPLTLVIGIDKQEMFGLKISDCLVRDGLGWGEQRLINDEGCPIDGEIMGQFTYNEDKTEARVNFQAHKFPYTASVYYQCNVRLCIKHDGGCSNTPPLCNSIARRRRDAAGDEEVKNVEGLDGTPATIEVYSGLYVNEASDVSKADFSEDVFRERAMDDPNTICISQRSFAIGIAIAGLILMLAVVAAILVLLAKRRHKSVSTTGSSIYSGPYTNTAYSHSS